The sequence ttagttaacttatctaaatatcaatcgaatcaataatcgaatgttactatcgtttactaaataacttgaaatcatatatattcaaatagatatataaaccaataagtttaatgtacggtatcatgcaattaaaactttgttacgtttttaagttatagtatatatatgtatctgtttacatataatggttcgcgaatcgttgagaacaaccgaagggtaattgaatagttcaaaattttgagattcaacttcataggctttgcttatcgtgtcgaagtcattaatcatttaagattaaatttaaatttagtcgaaatttccgggtcatcacacataataggtttcaagttattaaattacagtttgttggtgaagtgtgaggtaaagtccaatggttaatataaacgtatgaaatcatcttaatgtaaaatgtcaaatgggtttatctaatcgACGAACCTTATCAAacagtttaaatgaatgtatgaacacagagactcgtaatcatacaacacAGTTTAAACATATTGAAACAGGAATTTACAACACAGTTTAAACATATTGAAACAGTCCAATGGTTATTTATTCTATAAGATCAATCattatgaaagctaaataattaacttatcaaaagacacgaggaaattattgtaaaatatgtattggagatcaaacaggaatttacactaacttttgtctaacactcgttaattgacactttgttctttcttgtgaatcactttaccatttattctgaatattgttaaaaaggaaaggtttcctaaatcaaagtggacctctcaacagagactcgtaatcatacaatgtatctgataaattaatcatttgatattatcttctaattccatcgataaacatattgaaacaaatacgttcatgtaaggtattatacatttaatactttgttaatatactcaagttataatatatattcatatatatatatatatatatatatatatatatatatatatatatatatatatatatatatatatatataatcacatccatttatataatggttcgtgaatcgtcggaacttggtcaaggttaaatgaatgtatgaacacagtttaaattttttgagattcaacattacagactttgcttatcgtgtcggaaacatataaagattaaagtttaaatttggtcggaaatttccaggttgtcacagagATAGAGATGGTGTTGGTTGTTAACTTTTGTCGAGCCTCCATATGTTGATGAGAGAAGAAGAAGTTTCTCCATCTCATGTTGTGTATGTGTGTAGAATGAATGGGTTCCTCCTGGAAACCTCCTAGTCTTTATTATATAGCAAGGAGTGGGCAAAATCCACTAAAGATGCTACACTAAAAGGAGCCCACCAATAAGTAGTCAAGTAATAAATAGTTGGCACAAGATAGTCAAGGGTGACCCGTTAACATAACCCGTTAAAATGGCCCGTGGGTATTAATAATACACACGTCATTAGTAAACAAAAGATTTTTAACTTctcctttttatttatatatatatatccgaatTTCTAAAATCTTTAAGTGCATTTTCTGTGGTACAAAACTTTAACTTTCAACTTATAAGACCATTCGTTACAACGTCTCAAAGGACACGAGACATCCTAGGTGGCAACCAACATCGCTCACAACACTTGTTATGGGCGTTTTACAAGAATCAACCAGCAAAACAATGGAATCTCTTGGTTTGCAATTGGTTGGTGTTATTTATCTTATATTTTATCAAAAAAAAATTCACTCAACTACCAATCAATTTTTGCCTAATCACTCACAACTCTCTTCCACAACCTTACCATAACAATCCATTTTTCAATAATATTGTCACATCAACATCACACATCATTTACAAAACTAGATATACCATAAGGCCACTTGTTATCGTTCAGCTCTTTCACTAACATTTTctctgccacatcagcgccacatcagcacaaaccctttaacatttctttcacattcctttcactaaataCCCACTATCATAAACTTCACCACCTCACTTtactcattttttattattatttaaaacttaaatataaataacatttataaacaaaataaaattaataaaaagacgattacattaaataataaaaatacgaaTACAATAAAAATACGAGTACAAAAAAAAGCacgaatacaaaaaaaaaaaaaaaacacgaatACATAAAAAAAACACTACTACATAAACAAAATACCGATTAATCGGTATAATAACCATCCGCACTACCATCGGTGTCGTGAGGAAGCTCGTCCCAAATATGTTTCGTATACAACACGACATTTGCGGATTTGATTATTGCGGTTCCGAGTAGCCACGCCCATTTATCGTTATCCTCGAGCCACTCGAAGACGTGTTTTTCGCTATTCCAATAAGCGAAATGCGAAATCTCATCGCAATGAGCGTTACGCCTTAAGTAATCGAACAACTCGCCAACTAGAAGGCCCGTAACCGGCACATCTACATAATCGACACCCCCACCGTCGTAGCGGTCCATGTCATCGAAAAACAACCCGCCTCCGTGAATCTCAAACGTAACAGTGTTTGTGGAAACCATTTTTGTGTATAAAAATTGAGAGTGAATTTTGAGAGAGTTAAAATTTGAAAGTGATGTATGTTTTTGAGTAGTGGGGTATTTATATAGAAATTGGGttggaaaaaaaaagaaaaaaaaaaatagcaacggCCGAATACAAATTCAAAAAATCGACGTGGGCCCCACTCTAACACCCGTTACTCCCGTTGCAGGAGCAACTGGCGGCCCTTGTGGCAATTTGCTGTCAGCGGTGGTGAGGGGGTGGCGGATGGTGGCGGATGGTGGCGGAAGGTGGGTGGCGTACATAGCGGGTGGCCTAACAAATGGTGTAACTAGATGTAAATGTACAAAGGGTCTAACTAGATGTAAATGACTTCAAGAGCGACCTACCATGTTATCATTTTACTCACCGAGTAGTTTCCGCTGAACACTAAGAGCACTAGAAGTCGATGCCTTTTTCAGCGTTAAACCAATCCGACACTGGGAAACTCAGTGTCGTCGAATCCCCTCAGTGTTAAACCAATGTTAAATTTCTAACATTTGGTCTCAACGTTAGCTAGTTAACAACGTTAGCTAGTTAACGGTGAACAAAggcttaaaatatttatttaaaaaaaaatgttaataaaaaaaatattaaatactaTAAAAAGTGAATTAGACACTGAAAATTATACATTAAACGATTTCCCCACTTTTGCCATCAGTGTTAAATTGAAAGACACTGAAATCCGACACTATTTCCGTGAGGCTTAGTGCTCTAAACATACACTTTTCAGATCACTTTTCACATTGGTGTATTATAGTTTCATACCCTTCAAATCGCAAACCTACTCTGACAAGTGGTCCAAACATTGATATTGATATTTTAACTGAAACTAGGTATTCCAAATCAAAGTGAGCTACAACGAATATACAACATAAAGCTCCAAAAACCATAAGCTCCACACAGAATAATAGGTATTGAAAAGCATCGTATAAACAATCAAAATCTAAAACTCAGTAGAATCCTGATTTGTCACTCACTATTTCTGCATCATCCACTGCATTATATCATTCCTAATCACTCCATCAAACCTTGAACTTTTCAACGCAAAAGTGTTAACACGTCTGTAGTGAGTTCCAACGGGGTATGCGGGTCTCGTCATCATAGTAATAGTAGGGTATGCAGCAAGACTTCCTGAAGAAAAATGACGCTTCCCTGATTCTTGATCCTTGTTTTTCATATAAGATGGTCCGCAGCTCTGTTGTGGTTTCTGGTTAGAAGACTGGGTCAACTGCTGTTTTGAGGGTTTGACGGGATGATTTTTGGGTTGGGTTGGGTTCCCTGCACGTATTTTAGCAGCTGGTTTCCATTTGTCCAGCCATCTGAGGATCCAATTACCAAGATTTCTACCAACTTCAATGTCTCTTTCTTGTACCTTACGATGAACATTCAGGGCCACATCAAATATGGACCGCGTTTTCCTATAATACAGCAACAAACACATAAATAAACCAAATCACAAGCAATGAATGATATTCATCAACATAATTTGTTCAATAATGAATGTCAATCTATTGCACAGAAAGAAAGATCCTGCAGATGGTGATACAAGAAGCAATAACAAAGATAAAGTAGACCTTGAAAATAAATCCATCACAAATTCACAAGTAGTTTCAACCTCTAGCTTTATTAAGCAAAATTACATACGAGTAACTTACAGTTTTCAGGTATAAGTTGGTGTGAAAATAATCAAGCATTTACATCTAAACAATTTCAGCCCCCACCAACAATTTAGTATTCTGCAATATACGAATCATCAAGCGAGTTTGTTGTAGAAATGAGGGCATATGGAAGTATTTCGGGTTCAATATGCACCAGAGGTAATAGgaaacaaaatatttaaaaaactAAAACAAAATTCCTTGATAATTTTAAAAAAGTTCGTTGGGCCATCATCTAAGCAGGCGCCACTAGGCGAGCTTAATTTACCTCTCATGTTATATACCTTGGTTAGGGCTGGTATAGGTTGTCGTAAAATCAACATTCTACAAATCTACCATAGTAACTTCCACTGATGCATTATCAAAAACTATGATGTTTAACTAACGCGAAACCACTAATAATTTCATTAGCTAAAAGTTTAGTATAAAAAATACCACACACACAGTCGATAACAACTATCTGCATACATATCAGAGAACGACACAATCAAAGTAGCAATTAGCTTTTTGTTATATACATTTTTTTGGTGCAAcaaattgaatctcaaacacagtaatTCCATTTTAGCACATACATTTATTTCATTAATAAGCCTACTGCAATATCAATTCATCAAAAGATATAAAATAAGCCATGAAACGCTAGATTATCCGTCATGCAATCGATTCTGAAAGTATGATAGAAATTTAATCACAACACATATATTGAAACAGATATAGAGAAACGGATGATGATGATACCTTTGAAGGAATTGACGGATCTTAGGGTGTTTAGGACCAACAATACGGCGTTGAATTTTGAGAGCAAGCTTGTATGTCCTCTTTAAACCCAAAAAATACGCCGTTCCTAATGTGATCTCCCATAACaccattgtatgtatgtatgtcttCTATTGATAATTTGATAGGTTTGTATAGCCTTTTAACTTCTATGGAAAAAGGGCTAGGGCTAGGGCTAGGGTTAGGGTTAGGTTAATTCTGGTGGAAAGTATGAAATATCCGATCATGACATCCGAATCGCAGTTTCACCATTATTCGTTTCTTGGAACATTTTTGATCGATTTCTTAAAAGAGTACTGTATTTGATATGTTAAACAGGGTATGTATGTAATAAGtaaaaactttatattttaaaaaatgataaaccatttttatttttatacatgttATCAAGTAAAAACATACTACACACACACTCATTTTATTTGGATTTTTATAATGAGGGTAGACAGTCATTTTTAAGGTATGGAAAAACATTACACATTTACACGGAGTACAATTCAATGAACACTGTTGCACACAGTGATTAAGTTTTTAAAAGGTCTGCGTTTTGAAGATCTGTAATAATTAGTCAAAAAGTATCCATCTAGATTGTTCATTTCTCCATATATAATCAATTTGCATCAACTTATTTTTAATTTCAACTTTGGGTAACGATGAAAATAAAAAACAAGGGAGTTGCCGTGttgcacaaaaaaaaaaaagttgtattCTTAAAAACAAATATTGATTGATTGCTAACTAAAACCCAAAGTTTAGAATGGCTTGTGTGGTTATCAAATCCGGCTACATATCTTGATCTAAGTTAGCTTCTCAGGTCTTCGGGGTCTGCATTGTCTTTTGTTCTGTTTATGTGATGCGTTCTTTGCATCCATTTGTGTATGTTTAGCTTAGCTTAGCTGTGTTCGTGTTATGGGTCAGGCTGTGTTCGTGTTATGGATCTATCTTGATCTAAGTTAGCTTCTCAGGTCTTTGGGGTCTGCATTGTCTTTTGTTTTGTTTATGTGATGCGTTCTCTGCATCCATTTGTGTATGTTTAGCTTAGCTTAGCTGTGTTCGTGTTATGGGTCAGGCTGTGTTTTGTGCTTCTGGCCTGCTGCTTATAGCAGGTTTTTGGTCTTGCACTGTTCTCGCTGTGAGTTTTATATATCATTTGCATTtccaaaagaagaagaaaaaaaaaaaaaaaaaaccaaagtgATCATCTAATAATCTTCCCAGCTTATGATAGTTAACCACCAAGAAGTATCTATCCACAACTCCACATACACAAATTTCATAAGGTCTTGCATATACACAAGCTGTAAGTCTAACTGCCATACAACAAAGTTAACAAAATATCTACATCTATCTCACATCTTTTTTGATATTAAAGGTCCAGTTCAAGTGTTTTGTTTGGTAATGACGATGTTACGAATGCCACAGAATGCCTAATGAGCTCGTTTAAAATCCCTATCAATCCTTCAATTTCCTCTTCGTATTGCTCACAAACAAAGAACAAAATAAACGAAAAGGACATTGCTGCAAAAAGGTTAAGCGGACATCAGAGAAAGACTGTGTAATTAAGCGGTGAAACAGGTGAAAACTAGAAATATACCTATGGCCAGTGAAATAGGAAAAGAGTCGATAAGAAGCAACTTGAAAAGATAGATCGCTACCACTACCTGCAGGGCACCAATAGAAACAACAAATAATTTCAAGAGGCTGGATGTTACTGTAAGAATTATAATGACTAGACTGGAAACAAAGGCAGTTGTTAACAGGACAAGGTGGGTATTTCGACCCATAAGACTAGAGCTAAAAAATTACAAGTGTTTTTACCTgatatataactataactatacaTGTTACATTATTACCAATTTACCTTTCGATTATGATTATAAAAAGATTTATGAGATTTTATGCATCAAAATTACACTCGGCGAATTTTGACCCGTTTAACCAAGTATCCTATTGAAGCTATTCTTTTAGACGTTGACTCGTTAGAGATAAAATAGAGTCCAACCTAAAAATGGTTGAGCAAACATAAATTTACAAGTCCATGTTCAATTTATGTTAAATTATGACAATGCATGCAGAGTAATACACGAGGCTTTAAACTGTTCAAGCTCACCAGGTCGCTTATAAACCAATGGTAGCAACAAATACTATACTCTTTAGGTTATGAGTTCAATATTATACAAAAAACCATTTAATTATTCATGCAAACAAGCTCAAACTAAGCCTAGACGAAAAGTGAATTTGTGCGTTGGGAAAACTAGAACAAATATTGCTTGCAAGACAAATAGGGCCACTAATGTGTTTTTGGGTTATGACTTGTGATCTAACCTTCATACAGTATGTGAGCTACTTAAGTGTTACCAAACTTTTCAAATGTTTGCACGCTACAACTAATCAACGATTATAGATGGACAATGTGGTGGTAATTTCAATGGGTTGACTTGGGTTATGTTGTATCTCAAACGTGTCAAAAGCTTTCCACTGTGTATTATTTAGtaatttacatatacaacctactaaAGGGTTCTTCGGAAAGTCAGATCATTGACTTCAATAAATTAACAGAACAACTTTGAGGAGTGGAGTAAAAAGTGTTAGTGACTAGTGAGTCAATCCAACCCCACCCGTTACCCAACTCAACCGACCCACCTATTTTGCCACAAATAACAATGCAATATAAGATGGTTGAGGGATCCCAAATCTACTAATGCACCATCATGCCAG comes from Rutidosis leptorrhynchoides isolate AG116_Rl617_1_P2 chromosome 4, CSIRO_AGI_Rlap_v1, whole genome shotgun sequence and encodes:
- the LOC139844551 gene encoding uncharacterized protein, whose translation is MVLWEITLGTAYFLGLKRTYKLALKIQRRIVGPKHPKIRQFLQRKTRSIFDVALNVHRKVQERDIEVGRNLGNWILRWLDKWKPAAKIRAGNPTQPKNHPVKPSKQQLTQSSNQKPQQSCGPSYMKNKDQESGKRHFSSGSLAAYPTITMMTRPAYPVGTHYRRVNTFALKSSRFDGVIRNDIMQWMMQK